The genomic interval tgtcccacacaaaaacaaaaaaaagcattatgtatcttgataaatctatgttaccagaccacatctagcgttgacatttggctattgctataattaacattgatttttttaaactttattgttcgaaaaattgtacgaaatattcgttgatttgttaacttcatttttcaaaatatacgaaatattcgttgatttttactGTTTATGGGCTTTTAGGGAATGTATTTCTAGTCGTCCATCACTTGTTTTCATCcctttattaagatttattttgaatttatttcattcatttcGATCTAATGTGCCCATTTTTTTATCTTCACAAACTAAATACTAATTTCCCCaaaacaatttgaagtaaatcaattTGTATCTACTTCAGTTTATGAGTCAATcattttatgtgttttgtttgacaTTACCCTTGTGATATATTTCAACTGAAGACTGCGGTAGCGCTACCCCAGTCAATGGTGTGGCCACAGCTCCCAATGGCACTTCCTACCAGAAGCAGGCTGCTGTGCAGTGTAACTCAGGGTACACTAAACACAGTGATAGAGTGCAATGCAACCGGCTGGAATGTGTCTGTCTCATGTAATCAAAGTAAGTggaatattataattatattgtttacgTAATGCTCTCGTTTAATATTCACTTGCTTATGGAAATTCTGATTGCATCTTCTGACTGATATATTGGTcctcgagccctgttgagggttactttttatccttttttaaaattgtattctttttttactggaaatttttagttcaaatgttttaatttatcaatgaaaagcatttaatgacaagcttcaatgcatgccaaaatctgttggacagccCCTATAATAAATGAGTGCATGACTGTACTCTCTTACTTGTACAAAGATTTGAAGCAATAAAACTTTGAATTATTCCCATTGATTAAGCCAGACGTATTAGGTAAGTGAAACTATTATTAACTTTACTACCCGCCTCCCGTCCCCCTGTAAAAAAAGATATGTATAAGTATGATGATAAACACTAATTTTTTGTTGGGTAGGTAGGGAAGGGGAAACAAAAACGTAAATACTTGTAGTTTTGTCAGTATAATACTTAAGTCATAACATTTGTATTTGATTGAGTGTTTGATTTTCTTATGTGAAAAGGGTATCTttattataatttgtcaaaataaaattaatacttaagaaatggaattaaatataataaaaaaacaatgggcATGTAACAACATATCAGCAAGAATACGTTGAATTTAGCAATATACAATTCTATACTTGTGAAAATTGGACACTGGACTGGAGGGAACTTTAAAAGTATGAGACTCTTCCAGACACAATACACTAGACTGTTTGGCACTTAGGGAAGAATCATAGTATTAAGGTCACTAGCTCCACTTAAAGAAGTATCagtttaaattttgcaatatgcAATATTGTATGTGCTTAACAATAGCCGAGAGTcatgttaaattaaattgttatgtAGGGGGGGGGAATTGGTCGAGGAGAGAAAAAAATTGCCAAGagtaatgttaaaataaattcttatGTAGGGGGGGAAATCGGCCGAGGGGAGAAAAAATGGCCAAGAGTCACGTTGCAAGTAATTCATTAAGTAGAGGGGGAAAGTTGACCAAGGAGGGGAAAGATTGACCTGTGTCATTTTTTCCCGGGGGAAAAACAGCCTAGGCCAATCTTTCCCCTGGGAAAAAATGGCCAAGGCCAATTTCTCCCCGGGGAAAACTGGCCGGGGGAAAAATtgccaactaatgcacttgtttaatacacaaagtCGTAAGGATTGTTCtgcaagatgtcatgtgaatattattgtaacaaaactacaaaaagtgttattgaaagtgatattatgggcagtttataggtgtctatcgcaaccgttgtttatttttggtgttttcacttcatatacacttatatttgtataTGCAGCATCAACAATATCCCgggaagagaaaaataatccatttaaatatcaaccgtactttcgttttgacaactgacgacagaaatgattcgatttacgatgtgaatcttcaTTTGGTTTTAGTGCAGaatcgttcatacgacacataaaccctattttgttttacggataatttcggctgagaggactgggtgagtcatgtaaaatatcgaatatataatatatattttttataaacaactggtagcaagatgagttgcagataattggtcagtaaccactttttaactaactcgtttgacctgttaattcttttcagctcgattcaacagtgaaaaatgcccataatatcactttaacctctggttgtgtgttttttagcaggaatgtgtaagcagttttgacagtaacgatagttattaaataagcataaagagataatacagcattttttaaacaaatagaagTACGATCAATActattttttctggaaaatcatgtatttcGTATCttaatcctattgagctatcttgTACATCACGCATGacaattttgtttaaagttttacagtttatttcacttgtattttgttcttttcatggAGATTAatgtatttttggaagcaccttcaagagacgtactgatatcttgatcaattaaaagttgtcatatatagtaaatgttcaaaagtctaaaatactttttgttttataaccagatggtgcaagtattgcagtgaaagaaaacaaagtatacattaaataaaaaattgacatttcaacaaatttgataacatttaatgtttattacttggtgcagtggtaacagGATCTTGCAGCCCCATTTCATGAACGGGGCGAATCGGTATTTTCGTTAAACATCttaaactattttcagttattaagATTTCTTTTGAATTTGAGTTTTAAAAAAGCGGAAAAAAGACGGTTTTCtgccttgttaccaccagatttattctaattggcatagataaaatacaATGCTGTCTCAAACCCTAAATATTATTTCGTCACTCATTTGACATCCATAACGCGTGTTTAAAAAGGCATGggttcatgctactcatggtaccagtgtTTGGTTagataattaataacattattttaaagttcgTATACCCTTGTTGCCAAATgattcataaaaatataatttataaacaaatccATTTAAACGAAAAGAAAATGcattcttaaaccttaaataatATTTGTGCAAGCATTTtgcatcaattatttatgtttgcaaactaatcattggttcatgctactacagTAAGAAACCTAATTCTTCACTATTTATTGTTACTGACTTTATAATATGCTTGTATATAATAAAGAACTattcattaataataaaaaactaatGCTGGTTTCACCTTGCAAATAGTAAAATGCCAATTGTGTAAAAAAAAGGATAATTTAGTATAAATTTATGTTGTACAAGTCTGATATATGTTAGCTGGCACACTGACTACAAGCACtagcaaataaatacaaaactgGGCTAAACTTAAACTATATCGTATATCTAATATCTAAATTATTGGCATTTAAAAAAGACTGCTTTGAGCGTAGCATTTACTCCCACTGTGCCTCGAAGTCTTGGTTTCATAATGAAGTTTCAGATAAAATTTGACATGTTGCGCGTAATTGAACGCATTCCAgtacatttcatttatttcattgtattATACATGAATCAGCAATATACTTGGATTTTGAGCGCCATGGGAACGGTTTCTTAGATTCCTTTCAAATTCACTTACACTAACTACATAATCAGATTACAACACGCCTTACTCGAAGGTTTGATATGTAATGAAGGatgaattcattttttttttcagtttgtttgtttaagttCATCACTAGCTAGATGCGGGTATAACAACTGATGTATCTTAACACTATAGAGTGAACTGTAATAAAATCTACAGATACCTAATATTCTTTCGCCTCCTCCTCAAGGCAATTCAAGAACATCTCTATGTTCGAACTTAAAGATGAAAACATACAATTTACTTTCCACTAAAAATACTCTTGTGTTGATAATTACATATAAGTATTATTGACAATATGGTTCCCGAACATTTTCATAGCGAgacgctttttttttcaaaatatgcaatgTATTAAAACGTAAAATCAATTAAATTTGTGACATTCAATTATTTGAAAGAAACAATGTCATAACGTAGCATATTTCTAATGAACATGTCCCCAATTTAGCTTTATATGTTTATTCACTAAACATACGAAAGCAGATACAATAATACACTTAACCAAGAATTATTCCGCtgtaaatttagttcaatgtaaACCTGTTCAGACGCACATAtcaaacttaacttgatgcttatTTAAGACAGAGTTGAACATTCACTTATTTAAGACAGAGTTGAACATGCAGATGCATGTCGTAGATATTTTACCATGTTAAACTTCTatagtattttttattatgagGTTAATTAGTCCATATAAATAATCTGAATACACCCACAGGCTTATATACGTTTATAAAGCTTTCATAAGAACGTATATACTTGCTTAAACAACTGAATAGATTATGGCAATTTAACGCTATTTACTACAAATTGTTTCTTTTCGTATACGACCAGCAAGAGCTGTGAAAATCAAAGCACTGTAGgtgctgaaggcctggggctagattaagTGTTCTTGGGAAGAAgcattgtccgaatttctccctttctCCGAATTTATagggattgaccctagcggttcaGTGCAGAAACTCAGAGATTGTAAGAAAAGAcagtatttgtgtatatactacagtgtacatagacggcggagaactacacgatactggtggtgggaacgataaccttttgctcaactctacagatctggtagaggtttcTACATAGgaggtgaagatatacaacaacaacaacaacaacatgtacgCAAAAAAATTGTTATTGTTGGTGTCACATAAATCAcattcaatagcctaaaatagatttttgttacataattaacagatcaggaaaatttgtatacaaaagaaaatccacttaccctgataaagaacggtgtacagattgtgtactttgtctcacaTATAACTTTTTGCCCTCGATTTGCGCAgggaaataccatatccggttacttcgtctatttccgagaatgatcgggaatatttgttgttgtttttttcattttcttttcctggaatgtcttgttaacgcaaactCAAACaacgatattttaaaataatgtaacaacccagtgcatagttcattatttaagtgttaatcaaaatttacattgaaactagtTAACTGAATTTCCTTGTCAAcagcataattgttttcattgttcattcattcatgtTGCTTTTCCTAGCCTGGTCATATAATTAATAGTGCTGACCAATTTTATATGTTACAGACCAGCCACTAATATCACATGCTTAGGCTAGAATTAGTTTTCCTTCATACTCACGATTTTTACTccattgttattgtcaaaatgttcCTACTTCCGGTTTGAAGATGGACATTTGTCTCTTAAAGTTAATGTCATTATTTaagaattcatataaaataagtcGCAGCTATCAAATTTTAGTCCTGTTGTGCACATTTCTGCCAATTTTTGACAGTTagaattgtttaaatccattgctTTTTGATTTAAAACTCTCACACTTGTTTCTTAGAAATATACGGCAGCCATCTTGATTTTTACCGTGCCCGTTGCTAAGCAACTTCTGTCAAGCCGACTTTTAAAGTCCTTAAACatcattttgtgtttaataatttgttaaagtgcTGAAATGAATCCAATTCATGGCAGAAAACGTTCCTTTGaggtattattatgttgttatatgtttttgcatattttaaagttgtttttacaTTACAAATAGTCCATACTTATGAACATTCTATTTGAGCACCTGTTAAGAAGGCACAAAGAATACTGTGTCAGGcacaatttttgttgttgcagacaCACTGTGTCATGTGTATGGCACACTGCGTCATGTGCATGACACAGGGCACAGTGTGTTACTGGAAAAGTATAAATACCTAAGATTTTCTGTGCCAAAAATTCCATTCCATCGATAGTACAACTCCATCCTGAATTTTTGTTAATAACTCTGGTGCcaagtttaatattttaacatattgtaagtAAATATGCTCAGTACTACTTTAcagtaaataataaagaatatatttcatcatATGTGTAACTCTTTTAAGTTCCTTGCTGgacaatatattaaattgaataacTTAAGTCTGGGTTGACTTatttttatggacaaaaataaccattatattgaAAGCGAGCTACTAATTATACCTGATATAAGACATGCGCATACCTAATATAAGACTTGCACCTGAACCAGGGCACAAcatttggtggcagcggtgggattagTATTAAAATTATAACTAATCCAGTGATTTGAACCAAACGCGAAATAAgtttttgtaattaaataaaattataaaattaattgttcTGTATCACAAATCAAATAAGTAAATACatgacattaatttattttatgatgaaatTATACGCTACCAATGACTGTATTTAAAATGGGAACTTTTAAGTGTGACTGTTTAAGTGAGTGTGCTTGACTGAGCGAGAAATCTAGATCTATAAGTTAGCGATTCAACTTAATAGTGTAACAAAATGTCTGAGCCAAATCCAAGTGATAGCGACAGCGAAGTGTTCATTCGGCAAAGAACAAACGAAGACTACGAAGACAGCGACAATGATTCTGTTCAGCCCAGACCTGAAAATGACATTGGAACACAAGAGAGAGATAAACAAATAGAACAGCAACCCAATAGTAACGTTAACCAGCAAATAGCTTGCCTGATGGACATGGTTAAAATTATGGCCAAAGATATTCAGGGTTTAAAGGAGTCAAAAGGGCCAGAAATAAGGGGTCATGACAACTTTAACGATAATCGATCTAGACGGTGCAATCCTGCTGAAGATGTGAATCATTGTTATTCACGTAATGTAACAGATCACAACAATGGGCCTCAACAAGAATCACAGCAGGTCTTCAACTACTATGGTAGCACCCCATGTGAACAAGACTGTAGTGAACGACAACCCAATATAGTGAACTCGAGAGAGATTCACAATAGAAGATACCAGTATAACAGTGTCAATAACCCTGAAAATCAGTACAGTGTGAACAACCTCTGGAACCAACAAAATGAGGTGAATTCTGGAAACCGATACAGAGGTCCAGTACATGAAGGCCAGCAGTCAATAGCGCAAAACCAAAGGGGACAAATAACGCCACATTACACAGAGTCCAGCTTACGTCAAACAAGAACACCGCATATCAGGATGCCACCATTCACCGGTAAAGAGGGCTGGGAAACATGGCAAGCACAGTTTGAAGCCATAGCAAATAGATATGGCTGGAATGAAGAAGAACGGCTAAACCAACTGTTACCTCGACTTGAAGGTGCTGCTGCACAGTTTGTCTTTTTACAACTCTCCCCCCATGTGTTGAATCACTACCATGAACTTTTGAAGGAAATTGACAGTCGCTTTAGAGTCATTGAGACCCCAAGGACATTCGCAGCAAAATTTAGCCGTAGAAGCCAGCGTTCTGGTGAAACATTAGAGGAATTTGCAGCAGATCTAAAAAGACTGTATGACAAGGCACATAGTGGACGAGACAGGCGAACAAGAGACGAAGATCTAGTTCGGCGCTTTCTCGATGGTATCTATGATGAAGACATTAGGTTCGAAGTGGAGTTCAATAAAGAACCAAGAACAATTGAAGAAGCAGTCTACTTTGCTGTAAACTTGTTACAAATCAGAAATATGCATAAGGACTCTAGAAGAAATAGGTCTGGAGACAGAAGAGTAAGTGATGATGGCGAATGCATGCAAGACACAAGTTTAGAAGAAACCATAAGAAGGTCTTCCCATGATGTCGGTTACAAAACGCGTCCTTTTAAATCAAAGGAGGAGAAAGAAGCAGAATCTAAAATTATAGAAGATTTGAAAGCAAGAATAGAGCAACTTGAAGCACTGAGAATGAAGCCAAGAACCATTATAAAAAGAAAAGATGCAGAATGTTATAGCTGCCATGAAAAGGGACATTTTGCAAGGGAATGTCcaacaaaacagaacagaacaagaGACACCAACAGTCCAATAGTAGATCCGACAAACAGCTCACCTTTAAACGCCAGGGGACCAGCTCTTGCGGCCAAAGGGAGGTCCGAGTAGAAAGTCAAGAAGATAAAGGCCAATTAGAAGTAAACCTTAACATGAGAAGAGCGCCAGATGAGGTCGACATCGATAGAGGACTATGTGACCTCGGAGATGGGCTGTATGTGAAAGGCTTTGTGAATGAGAAGCCAATCATATTTACCTTGGATACAGGAGCTTCTAGAACAATTATCTCAACAAGGGTATACCAAAGATTACCAGAGGGAAGTCGACCCAGTCTTAGCAAGGGGGCAAGTTTGAAAGGGGCCTGTGGAGCTCCCATTGCGGAAATGGGAAAAGGCATGTTCAAACTTAGGCTTGGTAAGATGGAGAAACTTCAGGAGATTATTGTTGCTGAAATAGAAGATGATGCTCTTCTTGGATACGATGTTTTGGTGAACAAGAGTGGCAAACCAGCAGACATTTTACTAAGTAGAGAAATTATCATGTTATAAGGGTATGAAATACCATGTATCAGCAAAGCTAAATGTAGTGAAGCTAGAAGGGTCACAGTAGCAGAAGATATAAACATTCCAGGAAATTCTGAAGCCCTTGTTGATGTGATTGTAAATAGAATAGAATGGGATGATGATCTATcgggtgacttcttaattgaacCAAACCAAGCATTCAAAGAGGGATACCCATTAATCATGGCCGCAACTATGGTTGACATTAACCGTTCACCAACATGCAAGGTGAGGTTAATGAACCCATTTTCACAAGATGTGGATCTAAGAAGGGATGCAGAAATTGGTGTTGCAGAAAGAATTGAAAGAGTAGTGAGTGTATTGGCGACAACAGAGAATAATCCAAATGAAAATGAGCCAGTTAGTGTGAGAAGAATCCAATTAAATCAGGTGAACACAAGGCCAGTCGTTGGAAGGTCATTTGATGAAGCAAGCGAAAATGAAGTACCAGGACATTTGAAAGACCTATATGCAAAGTCAACTGAAGGGAAAACCCTTAAAGAAAGGCGTGTTGTTGCAGGGCTACGGAAGAAGTATGGCAAAAGCTTTTCCCAGGATGAATGGGACATTGGGGTAACGAATGTAGCGGAACACACCATAGACACTGGTGATGCTAAACCTGTGAAACAGCATCCTCGCCGCGTACCATTAGCTTATGCAAGTGAAGAAAAGAAAGCCATTGAGGACCTTCTTCAGAAAGGTGTCATAAGACCAAGTACGTCTCCTTGGGCCTCACCTATTGTACTTGTCAAGAAGAAATCGGGTGCCGTGAGACCATGTGTGGACTATAGGCGGGTTAATGCGCTTGTCAAACCTATTGGCTTTCCAATCCCAAGGGTCCAGGATTGTCTTGATTCTGTTGCAGGGTCAGCCCTTTTCAGTAGTTTCGACCTTACAAGTGGGTATTTTCAAATACCATTGAAAGAGGATGACATCCCGAAGAGCGCATTTGTTTGCAAGTTTGGCCACTTTGAAATGACACGCATGTCTTTTGGTCTCAACAATTCTAGCAGTACTTTCCAACGGACCATGGAGCTGGTGTTACAAGGGTTACAGTGGGAGATCTGCTCAGTATATGTTGATGATATCATTGTGTTCGGTGTCGACTTCCCGCAGCATCTCCAAAGGGTAGACCTTGTCCTGTATCGCATCACCAAAGCCGGCTTGAAACTACAACCAAGCAAATGTCACATGCTTCAAACTGAAGTGATATTTCTTGGTCATATAGTCACCAAAGATGGAGTTCTTCCAGACCCGACAAATGTTGCAAAAATAGCTGGCTGGCCAAGACCCACAGATGCGAAACAAGTCAAACAATTTGTTGCAACAGGATCATACTACAGGCGTTTCATCAAGAATTTCTCAAAGCTAGCACGACCCTTGGTTGACCTGACCAAGAAAGATGCCAAGTTTGAATGGAATGCAATCTGTGAAGATGCTTTCGCAAAGATCAAAGAGATACTTATGGGTCCGGAGATAATGGGTTATCCACTGAATGATGGTGGACCATTTACATTGGACACTGATGCCTCAGGATCAGGAATAGGTGCTGTTCTATCCCAAATTCAGTCTGGACGAGACAAAGTGCTTTCCTATGGCAGCCGTAGTTTGAGCAAAGCTGAGAAAAATTATTGTATAACAGAGCAGGAGTTACTTGCTGTTGTGTACTTTGTACAATACTACAGACAATACCTGTTAGGGCGTCACTTTGTCGTTCGTACTGACCACCAGGCGTTGGTATGGCTTTTTAGCATGCGTGAACCGAGTGGTAAAATATCACGATGGTTGGAAATCTTGGCACCCTATGACTTTGGAGTGGTTTACAGACCTGGGAAAAGCCATGCGCATTGTGATGGTTTATCACGATGTCCCAATCCGCGAGACTGCCATTGCGACCAAGTTGTAATGGATGAACCATTGAAATGTGGACCCTGCTCCAAATGCAGAAGGAGGGCAGAATTGATGATGTCAAGTCAACACTCAACGGTTGAATCAGACCTGTCAAAAGGTAATGAAAACGCAGCCTTGGGCGAAGCAAAAGAAAATAGTGGGGAAACCACAACAAATTGTCCAATCCGGGCAATCGGATCTGAAACAGAAAAGGAACAGAAAGCACCTGTGGCTGGAGGTTCAATATCAGTATGCTTCAAGTCGTGGGCTGGAAAGTATGCACCAGAAGACATAGCGAAACTCCAAGAAGCAGACGCAGACATCAGCCTCATACGCAGATCCATGCTTGAAGGGGTAAAACCAAAAGTGCATGAAGCAAATGAGTGTAGCCGTGAGACTCGCCACTATTTGGTACTGTGGGACAATTTAAAGCTAGTCAATGGTTCCCTCTACCGCTCCTTCAAGAAAGCTGATCAACAAGATGCACATCTGCAGTTAATTGTACCAAGAGTACTGCGAAAAGAAGTGATTCGAGACGCACATGACAGTGTCACTGCTGGACACATGGGCGTTAAGAGGACATACAATCGTATCACCCAAAGCTTCTACTGGTTTGAAATTAAGGCAGACATTGCATTGTACATCAAAGGGTGTGACATTTGTGAATCAGATAAGAAGCCACAAAAGACGCCAAGAGCACCAATGGGTCACATCAAAGCAGGCGCACCATGGGACATACTAGCAGTTGATTTTCTGGGCCCTTTACCAAGGACCAAAAGGGGCAATAAGTATGTACTAGTGCTGACTGACCACTTCACCAAATATGTGGAGGTAATTGCCGTCCCAAGTCAAACAGCTGATGAATGTGCAAACAAGATCCTCAATGAAGTGATCAACCGATGGGGAACACCTTTAGTTATTCACAGTGACCAAGGCTCAGCTTTTGAAAGCAGAATTTTTGCAGAACTTTGCAATCTCCTTGCCATTAAGAAAACACGATCCAGTCCTCGCAACCCAAGAGGTAATGGGCAAGTAGAGCGTTTTAACCGGACACTAATGAAGATGGTCAAGGCCTACCTGGTTGACGAAGGCGATGACTGGGATTTATTCTTAGGATGCCTTGCTGGAGCATACAGAGCCACACCAAACCAGTCAACTGGAGTCACACCAAATATGCTGACTATGGGGCGGGAAATAAGACTTCCAGCTGATGTGATATACGGTCATGCCAACGTATCGAATGCTAGGCCTAAAACAGCTTGTGAAACAATTACTGAAATGCAAGAACACATGCACAAGGCCCATGCAATAGCCCGAAAACACCTAGACAGTGCTACCAAAAGAAGCAAAGAAATATATGATACACGTCTTGCATTCCACCATTATGATGTTGGAGATTTAATTTGGTTACTTCATGAAAATAGAAAAGTTGGAGTGTGTCCAAAATTAGAGAAAACCTATGATGGTCCTTTCCTTATCACAGAGAAGATTTCAGAAGTTAATTTCACTGTCCAGTTAGATAAATCAGGCTTGAAGAAGTTGTTCCACCATAACAAGTTGAAGCCCTATTATGGAAATATAGTTCCAAAGTGGATCACAGCTGTTCAAAAGCATTTGAAGAAATTTAGTGCATAGTTAGGTGCAGTGTCTGACCAAAATTGTGCGAGTTAATGTGTGTATGTGCATTGTGGACGGATGCgttgaaacaaaaatgtttttaggaCATGGGGGTTATATATGCAAACACTATAATAATAGGAATAATAGcaattaaaatactttaattacAAGATAGGGACAGCCAGCAAGGAACACACCTAAaccaatgttataatatattgacTGATTTGCTGATGAATAACAACTGATTCATGCAGCAGCAATCCGGTGAACATAGCGAAATTTGCCTATTTTCAGGTCATGGAGTACGGACAGAAAGCAAGAAAGAGACCTCTCTTCTCATGTATACATTGCAAGAAGAATATGACAACATATATAAATGAGAGATACAGAATGGTTGACCATGTGCAGAAGCACCATTTTGCACTTAGTGAAGCACCATTTTACTGTTCAATGTGCTTGTTTCGGTGTTCCACTAGAGAGGCTTTGGTAAAGCATGTCACAGACTATAGAAGACACGCGCTTATGTCAGCAATGCAAGGAGGTGGTGATCAAAGCAGGTTCCTGATAGAAAACCCTCACCCTAGGGTTGTGAAAGAGGGTGTGGACTATGAGGTGACTCAGCAAGGCTGCAGTGATTCCGGTGATCTGGTCAGTGTTAAAATGACACCGTAGCTTCTTGCCAGCCTACTGAATCGTGGTTCCAATGTGTCTGGAGAAGCTGTGGTTCCATCGCCTCTTGCTGCCAACCTACCTTACACCCCTACAAGACCCGAATACAATAGGTGTGAAACGAGTACAGCGGTCACCGCGGAGCAAGACGACGTGGAACAGTTTGAAATGCTACAAGAGCTATTCCCTACGCCATATCCAGCCTCATCATCCCCCTGCCAAATGCCCACATTTCCAGCCTATCAGCCTACACCAGTGTCTGCGAATACCACATCTGTGTTGGGAATGGGGTTTCCCAATTATGTGCCAACGCCAGTTTCATCTTCAATGGTAGGATGTCTGCCATCATTCACGACTCCTGCTCCTGCTGTCCCAGTGTCCATTTCCAGGCTGAGCACCCCACTATTGGATGAGCCAAGGCGCCTACCTGTGAAGACAGCAAGTACTCAGACAGAGGCAGAACCACGCCGTGAAGATAGTGTTCTTGCAACAGCGCTATTCCAAATAGAAAGGACTCTTGAAAGCTCTATTGGGAAACTTGTGTCTGCTGTTGAATGGAACAGCCGAGCAATAAAGAACTTGGAGACTACAGTGCGAAAGCAAGGCGAATCCAAACGAGGCAATGAAGATGGCTCTGCTGAAAAGGaagcaaaacatgttaaaaaatgaacatatatgTTTATTGGTAAACCATGCCAACATAGTTGCCATAATCAATTTGTTGAAATCCTTTTGGGACATTTGGCATATTGCTC from Dreissena polymorpha isolate Duluth1 chromosome 1, UMN_Dpol_1.0, whole genome shotgun sequence carries:
- the LOC127840065 gene encoding uncharacterized protein LOC127840065; this translates as MLQELFPTPYPASSSPCQMPTFPAYQPTPVSANTTSVLGMGFPNYVPTPVSSSMVGCLPSFTTPAPAVPVSISRLSTPLLDEPRRLPVKTASTQTEAEPRREDSVLATALFQIERTLESSIGKLVSAVEWNSRAIKNLETTVRKQGESKRGNEDGSAEKEAKHVKK